One genomic segment of Belonocnema kinseyi isolate 2016_QV_RU_SX_M_011 chromosome 2, B_treatae_v1, whole genome shotgun sequence includes these proteins:
- the LOC117167224 gene encoding nuclear RNA export factor 1-like, translated as MPKYNGLVRGGSRGKISDFSDGSDGLDDNEIEFFLDREERVVRMEGDGLTAGMRPRIFLKSKSKMNLSRNREFTVHKCFEDDLSMALNNNESNGYDTRHVVVRGRGRSIYTRLGSYGPNPRHDLRDKLTQVVLADANWYKITIPWGQKFDKDFIINSILNHIAPDTFVPILYTLQEKSSSFYVDDSSTAKKLLQCDNKIRLNDSFRLHVYVQPGYPQCNINDDLKDRLAKAMTKRYCQEKNSLDLSRFHRDPDLADDYFCALFQPFLLTTVLDIATEHIPNLHALNLEGNKFHSFDRLSTLKRRFQNLKILHIGDNKIKYINQIDPIKDLKLDELRLSGNPFCLKYNLRQSDYVSDVRQRFPKLLRLDSFELPPPISFDVVEEGLKIPSSKRSFTLNQEAKDIAGQFLQQYFSIFDNDNRQNLLNAYHEKVSFSLTVSPGLPSRPSGYLGESRNLLRLNDPNRRRKLLKTGRLSVLSAISDIPQTRHDWDSFTMDLSLCTETLMLVTVTGLFKEIATTETSFRYFNRVFAIVPEGTGYCVLNEQLHVSSPTQFQHRRALEKQATTEVSISPSLTEDVKQKMTATLSNETNMNRVWSLKCLTEVEWNYDRAVAAFQTFFKAGHIPAEAFEK; from the exons atgccaAAATATAATGGACTTGTTCGAGGTGGAAGCCGCGGTAAAATCTCAGATTTCTCTGATGGCTCTGATGGCCTCGATGACAacgaaatcgaattttttctcg ATCGTGAAGAACGAGTGGTACGAATGGAAGGCGATGGCCTCACGGCAGGCATGCGGCcgcgaatatttttgaaatcaaaatcaaagaTGAACCTGAGCCGGAACCGAGAATTCACTGTACATAAATGTTTCGAAGATGACTTGAGTATGGCCCTAAATAACAATGAAAGCAATGGCTATGATACGAGACACGTTGTCGTCAGAGGAAGAGGAAGAAGTATCTACACTAGACTGGGGTCATATGGACCAAATCCAAGACATGACTTAAGAGATAAATTAACCCAAGTAGTACTAGCTGATGCCAACTGGTACAAAATCACT atcCCGTGGGGACAAAAGTTCGACAAAGACTTTATTATCAACAGTATTTTGAACCACATTGCGCCCGATACTTTTGTGCCCATCCTG TACACCCTGCAAGAAAAGTCATCGTCCTTTTACGTAGATGATAGTAGTACAGCCAAAAAGTTGCTACAGTGTGATAACAAAATCAGACTGAACGATTCCTTTAGATTGCACGTCTACGTGCAGCCAGGGTATCCGCAGTGTAATATCAATGATGATCTTAAAGATCGACTTGCAAAGGCGATGACAAAAAGATAttgccaagaaaaaaattctttggatcTCTCGAGATTTCATCGTGATCCAG ATCTGGCAGATGACTATTTTTGTGCCTTATTTCAACCGTTCCTACTGACTACAGTCTTGGACATTGCCACTGAGCACATTCCGAATTTACACGCGTTGAATCTCGAAGGAAACAAGTTTCACTCGTTTGATCGACTTAGTACACTAAAAAGACGATTCCAGAATCTCAAAATTCTCCACATTGGCGACAATAAA atcaaatatATCAATCAAATTGATCCCATTAAGGACTTGAAACTGGATGAACTCCGACTGAGTGGAAATCCCTTCTGCCTTAAATACAATCTACGTCAAAGTGATTACGTGAG TGACGTGCGGCAAAGGTTTCCAAAGCTTCTACGGCTG gaTTCGTTTGAACTACCTCCGCCTATTTCATTCGATGTCGTCGAGGAGGGACTTAAAATACCGTCTTCGAAAAGGAGTTTTACTCTTAATCAGGAAGCAAAAGACATCGCAGGTCAATTTCTCCAACAATACTTTTCAATCTTTGACAACGATAATCGACAGAATTTGTTAAATGCTTATCACGAAAAAGTTTCCTTCAGTCTCACTGTATCTCCAGGTTTGCCTTCCAG ACCAAGTGGTTATCTGGGAGAAAGCAGAAATCTGCTTCGATTAAACGATCCGAACAGACgtcgaaaattgttgaaaaccgGACGATTGTCAGTCCTCTCAGCAATTTCCGATATTCCTCAAACCAGACACGACTGGGATTCATTCACAATGGATCTCTCCCTCTGCACA GAGACGTTGATGCTTGTGACAGTCACTGGTCTCTTCAAAGAAATCGCAACTACGGAAACTTCTTTTCGTTACTTCAACAGAGTTTTTGCAATTGTTCCCGAGGGTACTGGTTACTGTGTTCTTAACGAACAGCTTCACGTCAGTAGTCCAACCCAATTTCAGCACAGGCGAGCTTTGGAAAAGCAGGCCACTACCGAAGTTTCCATATCGCCTTCCTTAACTGAAGATGTCAAGCAAAAAATGACAGCAACTCTGAGTAATGAGACGAATATGAATAGGGTATGGAGTCTCAAGTGCTTGACGGAAGTAGAATGGAATTACGATAGAGCCGTTGCTgcctttcaaacatttttcaaagcgGGACACATTCCGGCGGAAGCGTTTGAGAAGTGA